CGCGCCTGCGGCTGCATGGCGTGCAGATAATCGGCGGCGCGCTGCGCATGGGCGGCGGCGGAAAAAATCGCCCGGCGATCGCCGCGCATCACGGCAAGCCATGAGGCAATATAAGCGGCGTGATCTTCGCGCGGCTCCGGCGTCAGATCGAGATCGGCGCACAGGAACGCCGCGCCCAGCTCGGCGACATATCCTGACAGTCAAGCTTGAAATGCGCAATTTAGCATGCAGGAGACGTTGATGTTTGGCGCGGCGAAGGTCTCAAATGAGCCCGATGCGGACACCGAACCATCGGGAAGCTCCCAACAATTCCTGTCACC
This genomic interval from Hyphomicrobiales bacterium contains the following:
- a CDS encoding zincin-like metallopeptidase domain-containing protein translates to MGAAFLCADLDLTPEPREDHAAYIASWLAVMRGDRRAIFSAAAHAQRAADYLHAMQPQARAAAA